The following proteins are encoded in a genomic region of Mycobacterium kiyosense:
- the thrS gene encoding threonine--tRNA ligase has product MSAPIRVPAGTTAAAAVGEAGLPRRGTPDAVVVVRDAEGKLRDLSWVPEVDVEVTPVAADTEEGRSVIRHSAAHVLAQAVQDLFPHAKLGIGPPITDGFYYDFAVSEPFTPEDLEKLEKRMRQIVKEGQLFDRRVYASKDQARQELADEPFKLELVDDKSGDPDVMEVGGDELTAYDNLNPRTRERVWGDLCRGPHIPTTKHIPAFKLTRSSAAYWRGDQRNASLQRIYGTAWESQEALDRHLELLAEAQRRDHRKLGVELDLFSFPDEIGSGLAVFHPKGGIVRRELEEYSRQKHEQAGYEFVNTPHITKEALYVTSGHLEWYAEGMYPPMQIDAEYNEDGSVRKPGQNYYPKPMNCPMHHLIYRSRGRSYRELPLRLFEFGSVYRLEKSGVIHGLTRVRGMTQDDAHIYCTREQMRDELTSVLRFVLDLLADYGLDDYYLELSTKDPEKYVGSDEVWDEATEVLREVGEASGLQLVPDPGGAAFYGPKISVQVKDALGRSWQMSTLQVDFNMPERFELEYTAADGSRQRPVLIHRALFGSIERFFGILTEHYAGAFPAWLAPIQVVGIPVADEHLDYLKDVAAQLKSHGVRVEVDGSDDRMAKKIVNHTNQKVPFMLLAGDRDVQAGAVSFRFADRTQINGVPRDAAVAAIADWIARRENSFPTAELVKVGAGG; this is encoded by the coding sequence ATGAGCGCCCCAATCCGGGTCCCTGCCGGCACCACCGCGGCTGCCGCGGTCGGCGAGGCGGGACTGCCGCGGCGCGGGACACCGGATGCCGTGGTGGTGGTGCGCGACGCCGAGGGCAAGTTGCGCGACCTGAGTTGGGTGCCCGAGGTCGACGTGGAGGTGACCCCCGTCGCGGCCGACACCGAGGAAGGTCGCAGCGTGATCCGGCACTCCGCCGCCCACGTGTTGGCCCAAGCCGTCCAGGACTTGTTCCCGCACGCCAAGCTGGGCATCGGCCCGCCCATCACCGACGGCTTCTACTACGACTTCGCCGTCAGTGAGCCGTTCACGCCCGAGGATCTGGAGAAGCTGGAAAAGCGGATGCGCCAGATCGTCAAGGAGGGCCAGCTCTTCGACCGGCGGGTGTATGCCTCCAAAGACCAGGCCCGCCAGGAGCTGGCCGACGAGCCGTTCAAGCTCGAACTCGTCGACGACAAATCCGGGGACCCGGATGTAATGGAAGTCGGGGGCGACGAGCTGACCGCCTACGACAACCTCAATCCTCGTACCCGCGAACGGGTTTGGGGCGACCTGTGCCGCGGGCCGCACATCCCCACCACCAAGCACATCCCGGCGTTCAAGCTCACCCGCAGCTCGGCCGCCTACTGGCGCGGCGACCAGCGCAACGCCAGCCTGCAACGTATCTACGGCACCGCGTGGGAGTCGCAGGAGGCCCTGGACCGGCACCTGGAGTTGCTGGCCGAGGCGCAGCGCCGCGACCACCGCAAGCTGGGGGTGGAGCTGGACCTGTTCAGCTTCCCCGACGAAATCGGTTCCGGACTGGCCGTTTTCCACCCCAAGGGCGGCATCGTGCGCCGCGAGCTGGAGGAGTACTCGCGGCAGAAGCACGAGCAGGCGGGCTACGAGTTCGTCAACACCCCGCACATCACCAAAGAGGCACTCTACGTCACCTCGGGGCACCTGGAGTGGTACGCCGAGGGCATGTACCCGCCGATGCAGATCGACGCCGAGTACAACGAGGACGGCTCGGTGCGCAAGCCCGGCCAGAATTATTACCCCAAGCCGATGAACTGCCCGATGCACCATCTGATCTACCGGTCGCGTGGGCGTTCCTACCGCGAACTTCCGTTGCGGCTCTTCGAGTTCGGCAGCGTCTACCGGTTGGAGAAGTCGGGGGTGATCCACGGCCTGACCCGGGTGCGCGGCATGACCCAGGACGACGCCCACATCTACTGCACCCGCGAGCAGATGCGCGACGAGCTGACCTCGGTGCTGCGCTTCGTGCTCGACCTGCTGGCCGACTACGGCCTGGACGACTACTACCTGGAGCTGTCCACCAAGGACCCGGAGAAGTATGTGGGCTCCGACGAGGTGTGGGATGAGGCCACCGAGGTGCTGCGCGAGGTCGGTGAGGCGTCCGGGCTGCAGCTGGTTCCCGACCCGGGTGGCGCGGCGTTCTACGGGCCGAAGATCTCGGTGCAGGTCAAAGATGCGCTGGGCCGCAGCTGGCAGATGTCGACGTTGCAGGTCGACTTCAACATGCCGGAGCGCTTCGAGCTGGAATACACCGCCGCGGACGGCAGCCGACAGCGTCCGGTGCTGATCCACCGCGCGCTGTTCGGGTCGATCGAGCGGTTCTTCGGCATCCTCACCGAGCACTACGCGGGTGCGTTCCCGGCGTGGCTGGCGCCGATCCAGGTGGTGGGCATCCCGGTTGCCGACGAGCACCTGGACTATTTGAAAGATGTTGCCGCACAATTGAAGTCGCATGGTGTGCGGGTAGAGGTGGACGGCAGTGACGATCGGATGGCCAAGAAGATCGTCAACCACACCAACCAGAAGGTGCCGTTCATGCTGCTGGCCGGCGACCGCGACGTGCAGGCCGGCGCCGTCAGCTTCCGCTTCGCCGACCGCACCCAGATCAACGGGGTGCCGCGCGACGCCGCGGTGGCGGCCATCGCGGACTGGATCGCTCGTC
- a CDS encoding LuxR family transcriptional regulator has product MVCLLERCAALNELGASARSAQSGSGRVVLLRGEAGVGKTALLNRFTGGLDDSIQVLTGWCDPLAAPPPLGPLFDALPGFGAAAAATLSAAIESRDSGALYRRLLTVLRDGRRRVWVIEDAHWADGATLDLMRFLTRRVESLPLLLVVSYRDDELDHRHPLALALGDLAGCPTVSRIGLKPLSREAVAALAAHTGADVEHLYDLTGGNPFYLTEVLAGGAAALECDLLPRSIFEAVWGRLARLSKQARLTAQAVAVCGPLAEVDLVREVCPQATLALSECLDAGVLVAKYDAVRFRHELARHATLQRLPDYLRKDLHARALRALSEPPIEQNTLAALVFHADHADDHDAVIRYGPAAAEHAAMLGAHREAAELYELTLRHGQTTDDEKVHWLEQHAFASHLCGLGEPAVSSWREAIRLCRSAGDTLGEAQNLRWLSHELYGIGRVTEATDAGRESLRLLQESGPCPQLAWSLVNLAEIGVLRFEQSATAYADQAITLGTQLGDHAVVVRARGYAALARVLQSETGWEELESAWREAMLSDARGEHAGLLGSDICWAAARQYDLERAERYIAESLSYCRERNLVTFEAFNLGVSALVDLHRGEWARASACAESLLARRGLPALHRILPRLVLALIRARRGHPAVGALLDEIAASSEPEQLRLFPIAAARAESAWLAGDDDTAQREAREALIDAGMDRDPSLTWQLRRWMLMPGPQSISVAVEPPLTPVQLEIAGDWRAAAQQWTQRGCPYEAAIAQLGGDLAAVESALTTFRRLGARAATRRAQQRLAEVRGLSRRGRHTETLADPDGLSRREREVLDLIALGQSNIQIAAALHISPKTTGCHVSSILAKLGVRNRTQAAAHVRGRVNS; this is encoded by the coding sequence ATGGTGTGTCTGCTCGAGCGCTGCGCCGCACTCAACGAGCTCGGCGCGTCGGCGCGATCCGCCCAGAGCGGTTCGGGTCGGGTGGTGCTGTTGCGCGGGGAAGCCGGCGTGGGCAAGACGGCGCTGCTCAACCGGTTCACCGGCGGGCTGGACGACTCGATTCAGGTGTTGACGGGCTGGTGCGACCCGCTGGCAGCACCGCCCCCGTTGGGCCCGCTGTTCGACGCGCTGCCCGGGTTCGGGGCAGCGGCGGCCGCAACCCTGTCTGCCGCGATCGAATCCCGCGACTCCGGCGCCCTCTACCGGCGGCTACTGACCGTCCTGCGGGACGGTCGGCGCCGGGTGTGGGTGATCGAGGATGCGCACTGGGCCGACGGGGCGACGTTGGATCTAATGCGATTCCTCACCCGGCGCGTCGAGTCGTTGCCGCTGCTGCTGGTGGTCTCCTACCGCGACGACGAGCTCGATCACCGGCACCCGCTGGCGCTGGCGCTGGGTGATCTGGCCGGCTGCCCCACGGTCAGCCGGATCGGGCTGAAGCCGCTGAGCCGCGAGGCGGTGGCCGCGCTGGCCGCCCACACCGGCGCCGACGTCGAGCACCTCTACGACCTCACCGGGGGAAACCCGTTTTACCTCACCGAGGTGCTGGCGGGCGGTGCCGCAGCGCTGGAGTGTGATCTGTTGCCGCGCAGCATATTCGAGGCGGTGTGGGGCCGGCTGGCCCGGCTGTCGAAGCAGGCGCGACTGACCGCGCAAGCGGTGGCGGTCTGCGGGCCGCTCGCCGAGGTGGATTTGGTGCGCGAGGTGTGTCCGCAAGCCACGCTCGCATTGAGTGAATGCCTGGACGCGGGAGTGCTCGTCGCGAAATACGATGCGGTTCGTTTTCGTCACGAGTTGGCCCGGCATGCCACGTTGCAGCGCCTGCCCGATTACCTGCGCAAGGATTTGCACGCCCGTGCGCTGCGAGCACTCAGCGAGCCGCCGATCGAGCAGAACACTTTGGCAGCGTTGGTTTTTCATGCCGACCACGCCGACGATCACGACGCCGTCATCCGGTATGGTCCCGCCGCGGCCGAGCATGCCGCCATGCTGGGGGCGCATCGCGAGGCCGCCGAACTGTATGAATTGACGCTGCGGCACGGCCAGACCACCGACGACGAGAAGGTGCACTGGCTGGAACAGCACGCTTTCGCCAGCCATCTGTGCGGGCTGGGTGAGCCGGCCGTGTCGTCGTGGCGCGAGGCCATCAGGCTGTGCCGCTCGGCCGGGGACACGCTGGGTGAAGCGCAAAACCTGCGCTGGCTGTCGCACGAGCTGTACGGCATCGGCCGCGTCACCGAAGCCACCGATGCCGGACGGGAATCACTGCGGCTGTTGCAGGAATCCGGTCCCTGCCCGCAGCTGGCCTGGTCATTGGTGAATCTCGCCGAGATAGGAGTGCTCCGATTCGAGCAGTCGGCCACCGCGTACGCCGACCAGGCCATCACTCTGGGCACCCAACTCGGCGACCACGCCGTCGTCGTCCGCGCCCGCGGCTACGCCGCGCTGGCCAGGGTGCTGCAATCGGAAACCGGTTGGGAGGAATTGGAATCGGCTTGGCGCGAGGCCATGCTTTCCGACGCTCGTGGCGAGCACGCCGGACTGCTCGGATCGGATATCTGCTGGGCGGCGGCGCGGCAGTACGACCTGGAGCGCGCCGAGCGTTACATCGCCGAATCGCTTTCCTACTGCCGTGAACGCAACCTGGTCACGTTCGAGGCTTTCAATCTGGGCGTCAGTGCGCTCGTCGACCTGCATCGCGGCGAGTGGGCCCGGGCGAGTGCGTGCGCCGAGTCCCTGCTCGCCCGCCGGGGACTGCCGGCGTTGCACCGTATCCTGCCGCGCCTGGTGCTGGCGCTGATTCGCGCCCGCCGCGGGCATCCGGCTGTCGGCGCGCTGCTCGACGAAATCGCGGCCAGCTCCGAGCCCGAGCAGCTCCGGTTGTTCCCGATTGCCGCTGCCCGCGCGGAATCCGCGTGGCTGGCCGGTGACGACGACACCGCACAACGCGAGGCGCGCGAGGCCCTGATTGATGCCGGCATGGACCGCGATCCGTCGCTGACCTGGCAATTGCGCCGGTGGATGCTAATGCCCGGCCCCCAGTCGATCTCCGTGGCCGTCGAGCCCCCACTCACACCGGTCCAGTTGGAGATCGCCGGTGATTGGCGTGCCGCCGCGCAGCAGTGGACGCAGCGCGGCTGCCCCTATGAGGCGGCGATCGCTCAACTGGGCGGGGACCTCGCCGCGGTCGAATCGGCCTTGACCACGTTCCGGCGTCTCGGCGCGCGGGCCGCGACGCGTCGCGCACAGCAGCGGCTGGCTGAGGTACGAGGTCTTTCCCGGCGCGGTCGCCACACCGAGACGTTGGCCGACCCGGACGGGTTGTCTCGCCGGGAACGCGAGGTACTGGATCTGATTGCGTTGGGGCAAAGCAACATTCAGATCGCCGCCGCACTGCATATCAGCCCGAAGACAACCGGATGTCACGTCAGCTCGATCCTGGCGAAACTCGGTGTGCGCAACCGGACCCAGGCCGCCGCGCACGTGCGTGGCCGGGTCAACAGCTAG
- a CDS encoding hypothetical protein (frameshifted, insertion at around 3788107, deletion at around 3787843,3787652,3787653,3787654, 3787655,3787821,3787822,378 8464,3787861;~possible pseudo due to internal stop codon), with protein sequence MSFLSVTPQLVATAETDLAGIGTRLGEANAAAVTQTTGLLAAGTDEVSAAVASLFSGYGQAYQGLSSQVAAFHDRFAQLLGAAGGAYAQAEAAGADPLQLVENVINAPTQALLGRPLIGDGANGTAGTGANGGAGGILVGNGGAGGSGALGQAGGNGGAAGLFGNGGPGGLGGAGAAGGTGGSGGWLFGNGGVGGQGGAGVSGINGVSPGTAAAAATPSCSAPAARAGRAAPA encoded by the coding sequence ATGTCTTTTCTATCGGTGACGCCGCAGTTGGTGGCGACGGCTGAAACGGACCTGGCGGGTATCGGGACGCGGCTGGGTGAGGCCAACGCCGCGGCGGTGACCCAGACGACGGGGTTGTTGGCTGCGGGTACCGACGAGGTGTCGGCCGCGGTCGCGTCGCTGTTTTCCGGATATGGACAGGCCTACCAGGGGCTCAGTTCCCAGGTGGCCGCCTTTCACGACCGGTTCGCGCAGTTGCTGGGTGCGGCCGGCGGGGCATATGCGCAGGCGGAGGCCGCCGGTGCTGATCCGTTGCAGCTGGTGGAGAACGTGATCAACGCGCCCACCCAGGCGCTGCTGGGGCGACCGCTGATCGGCGACGGCGCCAACGGCACCGCGGGAACCGGCGCCAACGGCGGTGCCGGCGGGATCCTGGTCGGCAACGGCGGCGCCGGCGGATCGGGCGCGCTGGGACAGGCCGGCGGTAACGGCGGCGCGGCGGGGCTGTTCGGTAACGGCGGGCCGGGCGGGCTGGGCGGCGCCGGTGCGGCCGGCGGCACCGGCGGCAGCGGCGGCTGGCTGTTCGGCAACGGCGGGGTCGGCGGCCAGGGCGGCGCCGGGGTGTCGGGGATCAACGGGGTATCGCCGGGCACGGCGGCAGCGGCGGCAACGCCATCCTGTTCGGCACCGGCGGCGCGGGCGGGCCGGGCGGCACCGGCATGA
- a CDS encoding thioesterase (frameshifted, deletion at around 3789266) has product MRRLQDHARAVDAPDEVISQAADRLEELSALLAPYDADEWHSPSGRRMDLPMRGNLLTVPMEARKTADGRIEGWARFSRFHLGRNGAVHGGSLGMLFDSVLGLTGAWLSGSRRQRTAYLKIDYRNIVPIEKELQFEAGIDRDEGRKIFVSGRLRDGDTLLTEADALFVRLKPGQP; this is encoded by the coding sequence GTGCGCAGACTGCAGGACCACGCCCGCGCCGTGGACGCGCCCGACGAGGTCATCAGCCAGGCAGCCGACCGGCTCGAGGAACTCTCGGCGCTGCTGGCTCCCTACGACGCCGACGAGTGGCACTCGCCGTCAGGGCGGCGGATGGACCTGCCGATGCGTGGCAACCTGCTGACGGTGCCGATGGAGGCCCGCAAGACCGCGGACGGCCGGATCGAGGGCTGGGCCCGGTTTTCGCGGTTTCATCTGGGCCGCAACGGCGCCGTGCACGGCGGTTCGCTGGGCATGTTGTTCGACAGTGTGCTCGGCCTGACCGGCGCGTGGCTGTCCGGCAGCCGCCGGCAGCGCACCGCCTACCTCAAGATCGACTACCGCAATATCGTGCCGATCGAAAAAGAGCTGCAATTCGAGGCGGGCATCGACCGCGACGAGGGCCGCAAGATCTTCGTGTCCGGCCGGCTGCGCGACGGTGACACGCTGCTGACCGAAGCCGACGCGCTGTTCGTGCGGCTCAAGCCCGGACAGCCCTGA
- a CDS encoding oxidoreductase, whose product MTAQASGTFTLGNDLTVNRLGFGAMRLTGDGVWGPPADRDECVRVLRRAVELGVNFIDTADSYGPYVSEEIIREALHPYPDLVIATKAGLLRTGPNVWVPLGNPSYLRQECEMSLRRLAVDTIDLFQLHRIDANVPLADQLGELVALQNEGKIRHIGLSEIDVDQLEAARQIAPIVSVQNMYNVTSRKAEPLVDAATTQNIGFIPWFPLAGGPLAAPGGPLQQVAAAHDATPSQVALAWLLKRSPVMLPIPGTSKVAHLEENVAAADIELSDEEFETLSVAGAAQ is encoded by the coding sequence GTGACCGCCCAAGCTTCCGGGACATTCACCCTCGGCAACGACCTGACCGTCAACCGGCTCGGCTTCGGCGCGATGCGCCTGACCGGCGACGGGGTGTGGGGCCCGCCCGCCGACCGCGACGAATGCGTGCGCGTGCTGCGGCGCGCGGTCGAACTCGGGGTGAACTTCATCGACACCGCGGACTCCTACGGCCCCTACGTGTCCGAGGAGATCATCCGCGAGGCGCTGCATCCCTACCCCGACCTGGTGATCGCCACCAAGGCCGGCCTGCTGCGCACCGGGCCGAATGTCTGGGTGCCACTGGGCAATCCGAGCTACCTGCGCCAGGAATGCGAGATGAGCCTGCGCCGGTTGGCCGTCGACACCATCGACCTGTTCCAGCTGCACCGCATCGACGCGAATGTCCCGTTGGCCGACCAGCTGGGGGAGCTCGTCGCCCTGCAGAACGAGGGCAAGATCCGCCACATCGGTCTCTCCGAGATCGACGTCGACCAACTCGAGGCCGCCCGCCAGATCGCCCCGATCGTGTCCGTGCAGAACATGTACAACGTGACCAGCCGCAAGGCCGAGCCGCTGGTGGACGCCGCGACCACCCAGAACATCGGGTTCATCCCGTGGTTCCCGCTGGCCGGCGGACCGCTGGCGGCGCCGGGCGGCCCGCTGCAGCAGGTCGCCGCCGCGCACGACGCGACGCCGTCGCAGGTGGCGCTGGCATGGCTGCTCAAGCGGTCACCGGTGATGCTGCCCATCCCGGGAACCTCGAAGGTGGCGCACCTGGAGGAGAACGTCGCCGCCGCCGACATCGAGCTGTCCGACGAGGAGTTCGAGACGCTGTCGGTGGCCGGCGCGGCCCAGTAG
- a CDS encoding alpha/beta hydrolase, whose protein sequence is MTVAGEQRRTRGRKVRRAIGEVARPFAHTGRYLSSSWRDYRNSGADSDALDVPDLPIARPTIALAAQAFRDEVVLAGLKVRRPVSRPAAFRRINDEVVEALEFYRTRGWLEEPKGYFVEPPALTDVQVKDGRDCQRLSFDSGYAPHPGEPGAERWLGYTALRREYAVLLRHPEPRPWLICVHGTEMGRPGIDLRIFRARKLHEELGLNVVLPVLPMHGRRARGLPKGAVFPGEDVMDDVHATAQAVWDIRRLLTWVRAQEPESPIGLNSMSLGGYIAALVASLDSGLTSAILGVPVANLVELLSRHSGLRAGDPRRDTMKLAEPIGEMMSPLSLTPLVPMRGRFVYAGVADQVVNPREQVIRLWEHWGKPEIYWYRGGHAGFIRSRPVQVFIQDALQQSGLLDGYPPLTQRPAS, encoded by the coding sequence CGAGGTGGCACGGCCGTTTGCCCACACCGGTCGCTACCTGTCCAGTTCGTGGCGCGACTACCGCAACTCCGGCGCCGACTCCGACGCCCTCGATGTCCCCGACCTGCCGATCGCACGGCCTACGATTGCGTTGGCGGCGCAAGCATTTCGCGACGAGGTGGTGTTGGCGGGTCTGAAGGTGCGCCGCCCGGTCAGCCGACCCGCCGCCTTCCGGCGCATCAACGACGAGGTGGTCGAGGCGCTCGAGTTCTACCGAACCAGAGGGTGGCTGGAGGAGCCCAAGGGTTATTTCGTTGAGCCGCCAGCGCTTACGGACGTGCAGGTCAAGGATGGACGGGACTGCCAGCGGCTGTCGTTCGACAGCGGCTACGCGCCGCATCCCGGCGAACCCGGCGCCGAACGGTGGCTGGGCTACACCGCGTTGCGGCGCGAATACGCAGTGCTGCTACGCCATCCCGAGCCGCGGCCCTGGCTGATCTGCGTGCACGGCACCGAAATGGGCCGCCCGGGAATCGATCTCAGGATTTTCCGGGCCCGCAAGCTGCACGAAGAGCTCGGCTTGAACGTGGTGCTGCCGGTGCTGCCCATGCACGGCCGGCGGGCCCGCGGGTTGCCCAAGGGCGCGGTGTTCCCGGGTGAAGACGTGATGGACGACGTGCATGCCACCGCACAAGCCGTCTGGGACATCCGGCGTTTGCTGACTTGGGTGCGTGCCCAGGAGCCCGAGTCGCCGATCGGGCTGAACAGCATGTCGCTGGGTGGCTACATCGCCGCGTTGGTGGCCAGCCTGGACAGCGGGTTGACCAGTGCAATTCTCGGGGTGCCGGTGGCCAACCTCGTCGAGTTGCTGAGCCGCCATTCGGGTTTGCGCGCCGGCGATCCGCGCCGCGACACGATGAAGCTGGCCGAGCCCATCGGCGAGATGATGTCACCGCTCTCGCTCACCCCGCTGGTGCCGATGCGGGGGCGCTTCGTCTACGCCGGAGTCGCCGATCAGGTGGTCAACCCGCGCGAGCAGGTGATCCGGCTGTGGGAGCACTGGGGCAAACCCGAGATCTACTGGTATCGCGGCGGACACGCCGGCTTCATCCGGTCACGCCCGGTGCAGGTGTTCATCCAGGACGCGCTGCAGCAGTCGGGCCTGCTCGACGGGTACCCCCCGCTCACTCAGCGCCCGGCGTCCTAA